The following are encoded together in the Roseivirga misakiensis genome:
- the rodA gene encoding rod shape-determining protein RodA: MRREGSFFSNLDWLTVFIYLILLILGWFNIYASVYDPVQDLSILDMSIDSGKQLIWIGTSAILIILVLLLDFRIYESVAPLLYGVFILLLIAVVIVGKETNGAKAWFQFGAFRFQPSELAKFATALLLARYVSTNNVKLTNFKNQMVTFTIMLFPVALIMLQPDLGSALIFFSFFIPIFREGLPSIYLTTVLSIVIIGTLTIVTSIETIAIILGSIGLLWILITSKSLKNILLTLLIVGASIGFASGFNYAFNNVLPTYQRDRIMIIFYPNALDEQGAGYNLNQSKIAIGSGGFSGKGFLDGTQTKFDFVPAQSTDFIFSTLAEEHGWLGCALIIALFVALMMRIVFIAERQKSQFARVYGYSIAGIIFFHFTINIAMTIGLFPVVGIPLPFFSYGGSSLWSFTIMLFVLLKIDMHRTQVLMRG; this comes from the coding sequence TTGAGAAGAGAGGGCAGTTTTTTTTCGAACCTAGATTGGTTAACAGTCTTTATTTACTTGATCCTGCTGATCCTCGGTTGGTTCAATATCTATGCCTCTGTTTACGATCCCGTGCAGGATTTAAGTATCCTAGATATGAGCATCGATTCTGGAAAACAGCTCATTTGGATCGGTACCTCTGCTATTTTAATTATTCTTGTACTGCTACTAGATTTTAGAATCTACGAATCAGTTGCCCCCTTACTTTATGGTGTATTTATACTCCTTCTGATAGCCGTGGTTATTGTGGGAAAGGAAACCAATGGCGCTAAAGCCTGGTTTCAATTTGGCGCCTTTAGATTTCAACCCTCGGAACTCGCCAAATTTGCTACAGCACTTTTATTAGCGCGATACGTCTCAACGAACAACGTAAAGCTGACCAATTTCAAAAATCAGATGGTCACATTTACCATCATGTTATTTCCAGTAGCACTCATCATGCTACAGCCAGACTTGGGATCTGCACTGATTTTCTTCTCATTCTTTATCCCAATCTTTAGGGAAGGCTTGCCATCAATATATCTAACGACTGTGCTTTCTATCGTGATTATCGGTACGCTGACCATCGTAACAAGTATTGAAACTATTGCCATAATTCTCGGCTCCATCGGATTGCTTTGGATTTTAATTACTTCAAAATCACTCAAAAACATTCTGCTGACCTTATTAATTGTCGGTGCTAGCATAGGCTTTGCTTCGGGCTTCAATTATGCCTTTAACAATGTGCTACCAACATATCAGCGAGATAGAATAATGATCATCTTTTACCCGAACGCTTTAGACGAGCAGGGTGCGGGGTATAATCTAAACCAATCTAAAATTGCAATCGGTTCGGGAGGTTTTTCCGGGAAAGGTTTTTTAGATGGTACCCAAACTAAATTTGACTTTGTACCAGCGCAAAGTACCGATTTTATCTTTAGTACATTGGCTGAAGAACACGGTTGGTTGGGTTGTGCGCTTATCATCGCACTATTCGTGGCGCTGATGATGAGAATAGTCTTTATCGCAGAGCGGCAAAAATCGCAATTTGCGCGAGTCTATGGGTACAGTATTGCTGGAATAATATTTTTTCACTTCACCATCAACATCGCCATGACCATCGGATTATTCCCTGTCGTGGGAATTCCGCTGCCATTTTTCAGCTATGGGGGTTCCTCACTTTGGTCATTTACGATTATGCTGTTCGTGCTTTTGAAAATTGATATGCACAGAACGCAGGTATTGATGAGAGGTTAG
- a CDS encoding 2Fe-2S iron-sulfur cluster-binding protein produces MPKILIRNLNNKTISANETDATILDIIHSENIDWMHACGGKGKCTTCKMIVHSGLSSFGPDTEPETRLRGLDRLAENERLACQCQLKADIEVSVAESNKFPHVEYSA; encoded by the coding sequence ATGCCCAAAATCCTAATTCGAAATCTGAACAATAAAACCATTTCTGCTAACGAAACCGACGCAACTATATTGGATATAATCCATTCTGAAAATATTGATTGGATGCATGCATGCGGTGGAAAAGGGAAATGCACTACCTGTAAAATGATCGTCCATTCGGGTTTATCATCCTTTGGACCTGATACTGAGCCAGAAACAAGATTAAGAGGCTTGGATCGTCTAGCCGAAAATGAAAGATTGGCTTGCCAATGCCAGCTCAAAGCGGATATTGAAGTTAGCGTAGCCGAAAGTAACAAGTTCCCTCACGTAGAATACTCGGCCTAA